The Penaeus chinensis breed Huanghai No. 1 chromosome 36, ASM1920278v2, whole genome shotgun sequence genome includes a region encoding these proteins:
- the LOC125044767 gene encoding E3 ubiquitin-protein ligase CHIP-like, whose translation MTDVELKNRGNKLFAARKYEEAITCYSDAITKKPSVAVYYTNRALCNLKLKRWDLVMQDCRMALEIDATLVKAHFFLGQALLETDNFDDSITHLQRAQDLAKEQKVNYGDDIACMIRVARKRRFNVSEEKRITQEIELQTYLNRLVLEDRDRRLEEVHRKYEGDEEKAQEEIMRIEQQTDNHITEVNTMFAKLDERRRKREVPDYLCGKISFEILREPVVTPSGITYDRRDIEEHLQRVGHFDPITRTDLTVDQLIPNLAMKEVVDSFLAENEWALDY comes from the exons ATGACGGATGTGGAGCTCAAGAATAGAGGAAACAAGCTCTTTGCAGCCAGGAAATATGAGGAGGCCATTACCTGTTACTCGGATGCGATT ACGAAGAAGCCGTCAGTTGCTGTTTACTACACAAACCGTGCACTATGTAACTTGAAGCTGAAGAGGTGGGATCTGGTGATGCAAGACTGCCGCATGGCCCTGGAGATTGATGCCACACTCGTCAAGGCACACTTCTTCCTAGGCCAGGCTCTCCTCGAGACAGATAACTTTGATGATAGCATCACACACCTTCAGAGAG CCCAGGATTTGGCCAAGGAACAAAAGGTTAACTATGGGGATGACATCGCATGTATGATTCGTGTAGCTCGCAAGAGGAGATTCAACGTATCCGAGGAGAAGAGAATCACACAAGAAATTGAACTACAG ACTTACCTGAATAGATTAGTGTTAGAGGACCGAGACCGGCGCTTAGAAGAGGTTCACAGGAAGtacgagggagacgaggagaaagccCAGGAGGAAATCATGAGGATAGAACAACAGACG gACAACCACATCACAGAAGTAAATACCATGTTTGCCAAActggacgagagaagaaga AAAAGAGAAGTGCCAGACTACCTCTGCGGCAAGATCAGTTTTGAGATCCTGAGAGAGCCGGTGGTGACCCCAAGTGGCATCACCTATGACCGCAGGGACATTGAGGAACACTTGCAG CGCGTGGGCCATTTCGACCCCATCACCCGGACAGACCTCACAGTGGACCAGCTTATCCCTAACCTGGCCATGAAGGAAGTGGTGGACTCGTTCCTGGCCGAGAATGAGTGGGCTCTCGACTACTAG